One window of uncultured Erythrobacter sp. genomic DNA carries:
- the mtgA gene encoding monofunctional biosynthetic peptidoglycan transglycosylase: MVLRIARIFAKIILWFIALTLLLVVAFKWIPVPVTATMVMDENGITKDWESLDNIDPNLVAAVIAAEDSKFCEHWGFDTEAIEQAARENLQGGRIRGGSTISQQTAKNVFLWQGGGYFRKALEAWFTFWIELIWGKERIMEVYLNVAETGIGTYGAEAGAQRYFGKSAARLSADEASRMAAALPQPKKRSVVNPGGWLARHGNSIERRIGIVRRDGLAACVYE; encoded by the coding sequence ATGGTCCTTCGCATCGCGCGCATATTTGCCAAGATCATTCTGTGGTTCATCGCGCTTACGCTGCTGCTGGTGGTCGCGTTCAAGTGGATCCCCGTGCCCGTCACCGCGACCATGGTGATGGACGAAAACGGGATCACAAAAGACTGGGAAAGCCTCGACAATATCGACCCCAATCTGGTCGCAGCGGTGATCGCGGCCGAAGATTCCAAGTTCTGCGAACATTGGGGCTTTGACACCGAAGCAATCGAGCAAGCCGCGCGCGAGAACCTGCAAGGCGGGCGCATCCGCGGAGGCTCCACGATCAGCCAGCAAACGGCCAAGAACGTCTTTCTGTGGCAAGGTGGCGGCTATTTCCGAAAAGCGCTGGAAGCGTGGTTCACATTCTGGATCGAGCTGATCTGGGGCAAAGAGCGGATCATGGAGGTCTATCTCAATGTCGCGGAAACCGGCATCGGCACCTATGGCGCAGAGGCCGGTGCGCAGCGTTACTTCGGCAAATCCGCTGCCCGCCTGAGCGCAGACGAAGCAAGCCGGATGGCCGCCGCTCTGCCTCAGCCCAAGAAACGCTCGGTCGTGAACCCTGGCGGCTGGCTGGCGCGGCACGGCAATTCGATCGAAAGGCGGATAGGCATCGTCAGACGTGACGGGCTCGCCGCTTGCGTCTACGAGTAA
- a CDS encoding anti-sigma factor, giving the protein MSGANDTPEIERDDDVIAAEYALGLLEGEELLRARGRAASDAAFAERKAWWDAKLAPLTDEVAGMEPGAHVWDRIAAHIHSQAGQAGAEVIDLQSRLRRWQWTAGLTSAAAAVLAAVMVLGPGSGPGDNPAAGDTPQLAAADPLVAQVPIGDTGLRLDVTYVPESEQMLIGAIGLTADGVHDHELWLVPADGSAVQSLGVVAPGEVLAMELPEDVSRNLGDGVQILLTREPIGGKPEGVDPGPVVAQGAFSQV; this is encoded by the coding sequence ATGAGCGGCGCGAACGACACTCCTGAAATCGAACGCGATGACGATGTGATCGCGGCTGAATATGCACTCGGTCTGCTGGAAGGCGAGGAGCTTCTCCGCGCGCGCGGCAGAGCTGCGAGCGATGCAGCTTTTGCAGAGCGCAAGGCCTGGTGGGATGCAAAGCTTGCTCCCCTTACCGACGAGGTTGCCGGCATGGAACCGGGCGCGCATGTCTGGGATCGGATTGCGGCCCACATACATAGCCAAGCGGGCCAGGCTGGAGCCGAGGTCATCGACCTCCAATCCCGTCTGCGCCGCTGGCAATGGACCGCCGGGCTCACTTCGGCTGCTGCAGCTGTGCTGGCAGCGGTGATGGTGCTTGGTCCGGGCAGCGGGCCGGGCGACAATCCTGCCGCAGGCGATACCCCGCAATTGGCCGCCGCCGATCCGCTGGTCGCGCAGGTGCCGATTGGCGATACCGGACTGCGCCTCGACGTCACTTACGTTCCCGAAAGTGAGCAGATGCTGATCGGCGCTATCGGCCTGACCGCAGATGGCGTTCACGATCACGAGCTGTGGCTGGTCCCAGCCGATGGCAGCGCGGTGCAATCGCTTGGCGTGGTTGCACCGGGTGAGGTGCTTGCCATGGAACTGCCTGAGGATGTTTCGCGCAATCTCGGTGACGGAGTACAGATTTTGCTCACCCGCGAACCGATTGGCGGAAAGCCCGAAGGCGTCGATCCCGGCCCCGTGGTCGCGCAAGGCGCATTCTCGCAGGTCTAA
- a CDS encoding cation diffusion facilitator family transporter, whose product MGHTHTHKDPENHVHSHGTGESDCHGLHDHHGHHHAPKDFGRAFAIGALLNIAFVVFEATFGFLYGSMALVADAGHNLSDVLALLLAWGASIAAKRAPTDRYTYGFKSSTILAALANALLLAVAIGAILFETVHRLFEPQEPQGMVMIVVAGIGVAINTGTAMLFMRGQEDLNIRGAYLHMAADALVSVGVVIAGLVILFTGLWWIDPLVSLAIVAMIAWGTWGLAKDSLRMGLLAVPARIDVAEVRAHLSGLEGVEEVHDLHIWPMSTTETALTAHLKMPGAPCSDEFLHSIAHSLEDRFGIGHATIQVERGDIADCGNDC is encoded by the coding sequence ATGGGGCATACGCACACTCACAAAGATCCGGAAAACCATGTGCACTCGCACGGCACGGGCGAGAGCGATTGTCACGGCCTCCACGATCACCACGGGCACCACCACGCGCCCAAGGATTTCGGGCGCGCTTTTGCTATTGGCGCCCTGCTCAACATCGCCTTTGTCGTGTTCGAGGCGACGTTTGGTTTTCTTTATGGATCGATGGCGCTGGTTGCGGATGCAGGACACAATCTGTCCGACGTGCTCGCCCTGCTGCTCGCATGGGGTGCAAGTATCGCGGCTAAGCGCGCGCCAACCGACCGCTACACCTACGGGTTCAAAAGCTCGACCATTCTCGCCGCGCTCGCAAATGCGCTGCTGTTGGCGGTCGCTATCGGAGCGATCCTGTTCGAGACTGTGCACCGCCTGTTCGAACCGCAAGAGCCGCAAGGCATGGTGATGATCGTGGTCGCGGGTATCGGCGTTGCGATCAACACAGGCACAGCAATGCTGTTCATGCGCGGGCAGGAAGACCTCAATATACGCGGAGCCTATCTCCACATGGCCGCCGACGCACTGGTGTCAGTCGGCGTGGTGATCGCGGGACTTGTGATCCTATTCACTGGACTTTGGTGGATCGATCCGCTGGTCAGTCTTGCTATTGTCGCGATGATCGCATGGGGCACCTGGGGACTGGCCAAGGACAGCCTCAGGATGGGCCTGCTTGCAGTTCCTGCAAGGATTGACGTCGCCGAAGTGCGCGCGCATCTCTCCGGACTGGAAGGGGTGGAAGAAGTGCACGATCTGCATATCTGGCCAATGTCGACAACCGAGACGGCTCTGACAGCGCATCTGAAGATGCCGGGCGCACCGTGCTCGGATGAATTTCTCCACTCGATCGCCCACAGCCTTGAAGACAGATTTGGCATCGGCCATGCGACCATTCAGGTCGAACGCGGCGATATTGCCGATTGCGGAAATGATTGTTGA
- a CDS encoding sigma-70 family RNA polymerase sigma factor, with protein sequence MADANTQSADIARERLRAAMVRLADGDSAALEEIYNATRVKLFGICFRILGDRKEAEDALQDVYVNLWQRADRYDPTRASPISWLATFARNRAVDRLRTGKVRGGAVPVEEANPLPDEAPLADALLIDAEKSAQVHACISALDDNARKHIRGAFFDGYTYAELAEAADVPLGTMKSWIRRGLQKLRACLEAGDAA encoded by the coding sequence ATGGCAGATGCAAACACCCAATCCGCTGATATTGCCCGCGAACGTCTGCGGGCAGCGATGGTTCGTCTCGCCGACGGAGACAGCGCGGCGTTGGAAGAAATCTACAACGCAACGCGCGTGAAACTCTTCGGCATCTGCTTTCGTATCTTGGGTGACAGAAAGGAAGCAGAGGACGCCTTGCAAGACGTCTACGTCAATCTTTGGCAACGTGCCGACCGTTACGACCCGACGCGGGCGAGCCCGATCTCGTGGCTAGCTACTTTCGCTCGCAATCGCGCGGTGGACCGGCTGCGCACGGGCAAGGTGCGCGGCGGAGCGGTGCCGGTTGAGGAGGCCAATCCGCTTCCTGACGAGGCTCCGCTGGCCGACGCGCTGCTGATTGATGCAGAGAAATCAGCACAGGTCCACGCCTGCATTTCGGCCCTTGATGACAATGCGCGCAAGCACATTCGCGGCGCCTTTTTCGATGGCTACACCTATGCCGAGCTCGCCGAAGCCGCCGATGTGCCGCTGGGCACGATGAAAAGCTGGATCCGCAGGGGCTTGCAGAAGCTGCGCGCCTGTCTGGAAGCAGGAGACGCGGCATGA